In Pseudofrankia saprophytica, one genomic interval encodes:
- a CDS encoding response regulator, translating into MTASVVPPSAAATADPIRDTTPIRVLVVDDHELFLQGLQTVLEIEDDIKVVGRGGNGQEAVSLAAGTTPDIVLMDVRMPLRDGIAATGAVKRAVPGVKIVMLTVSDEENDLFEAIKAGAVGYLLKSIPPHEVADAVRAVHHGQSLISPSMASKLMAEFASIARGTEDRPRLHTPHLTARELEVLKLVAEGRANREIARKLFISENTVKNHVRNILDKLQLHSRMEAVMYAVRQGLFDIE; encoded by the coding sequence ATGACGGCCAGTGTCGTTCCGCCGTCGGCCGCTGCGACGGCCGACCCGATCCGGGACACGACTCCGATCCGGGTCCTCGTGGTGGACGACCATGAGCTGTTCCTGCAGGGCCTGCAGACCGTTCTCGAGATAGAGGACGACATCAAGGTCGTCGGCCGCGGCGGCAATGGGCAGGAAGCGGTTTCCCTGGCCGCCGGCACGACGCCGGACATCGTGCTCATGGACGTCCGGATGCCGTTGCGCGACGGGATCGCGGCGACGGGCGCGGTCAAGCGGGCCGTCCCCGGGGTGAAGATCGTCATGCTGACCGTCTCGGACGAGGAGAACGACCTCTTCGAGGCGATCAAAGCCGGTGCCGTCGGCTATCTGCTCAAGTCGATACCGCCGCACGAGGTCGCGGACGCCGTCCGCGCGGTGCATCACGGGCAGAGCCTCATCAGCCCGTCGATGGCCTCCAAGCTGATGGCCGAGTTCGCGAGCATCGCCCGCGGTACCGAGGATCGGCCGCGCCTGCACACGCCCCACCTGACCGCCCGCGAGCTGGAAGTGCTCAAGCTCGTCGCCGAGGGCAGGGCGAACCGCGAGATCGCTCGCAAGCTGTTCATCAGCGAGAACACCGTCAAGAACCACGTTCGTAACATTCTGGACAAACTCCAGCTGCACTCCCGCATGGAAGCCGTCATGTACGCCGTCCGCCAGGGCCTCTTCGATATCGAGTAG
- a CDS encoding adenosylcobinamide-GDP ribazoletransferase: MTTPGGGAGGEGRHRDGGFGDRDYDDPGYTERGYDPSGYEDSGYADPAYADPAYADPSYDISGFGGHGYPDETPAPFPAVPGAAGGPAQPGPPGPPGQPQGGYTPPLPEDAGGPYERPRPRRPGDAPPPDPSYRRQAAPGGVQDVGMDDLLANSEPYGRQPRRPRRGWRGEPDPRRTGDPTEPRPPAGGQPGSTSTRPVPGPGQPPPGPGAFGRRVSHGVGQGVGQGVGWVRGRAAGGMTALRARRAETPGHSRRRSSALDPAALRALPMAVGMFTVLPLPASRSAQDAAEPGLGGWALRWLPLVGALVGFLGWALSLVFWRGHDGGAAFLGAVVWVGVLALLTRGLHLDGLADVADGLGSRRPAAEALAIMRQSDIGPFGVAAAVGAVLLQIAAAATLLGGASRPQGLVLLVVAVVAGRLAALDAGRPAVPPARPGGFGAVVAGTASVAVRAVAIGATLVLGWLLLALTATSLVAALWLPFAVLVGLAAGRLVTWHVVRRLDGITGDVFGAVIEISTTVTLLALAAVVAWGGLL; the protein is encoded by the coding sequence ATGACGACTCCGGGTGGCGGTGCCGGCGGCGAAGGCCGCCACCGCGACGGCGGTTTCGGCGATCGTGACTACGACGATCCCGGCTACACCGAGCGCGGCTACGACCCTTCCGGCTACGAGGATTCCGGCTACGCCGATCCCGCCTATGCCGATCCCGCTTACGCCGATCCGAGCTACGACATCTCCGGTTTCGGGGGGCACGGCTACCCCGACGAGACCCCGGCACCGTTCCCCGCCGTTCCGGGCGCGGCGGGCGGCCCCGCGCAGCCCGGACCTCCCGGACCTCCCGGGCAGCCCCAGGGCGGCTACACGCCGCCGCTGCCGGAGGACGCCGGCGGTCCCTACGAGCGGCCCCGTCCGCGGCGGCCCGGTGACGCGCCGCCACCCGACCCCTCCTACCGCCGCCAGGCCGCGCCAGGCGGCGTCCAGGACGTCGGGATGGACGACCTGCTGGCGAACAGCGAACCCTACGGGCGCCAGCCACGCCGGCCGCGCCGTGGCTGGCGTGGCGAGCCGGACCCCCGCCGTACCGGCGACCCCACCGAGCCGAGGCCGCCGGCCGGCGGCCAGCCAGGGAGCACGTCGACCCGGCCGGTGCCGGGACCGGGCCAGCCGCCGCCAGGCCCGGGCGCCTTCGGCCGCAGGGTGAGTCATGGCGTCGGTCAGGGGGTCGGCCAGGGCGTTGGCTGGGTGCGCGGCCGGGCGGCCGGCGGGATGACCGCGCTGCGGGCACGGCGGGCCGAGACGCCGGGGCACAGCCGGCGCCGGTCCTCCGCACTCGACCCGGCGGCGCTGCGGGCGCTGCCGATGGCTGTGGGGATGTTCACGGTGCTGCCGCTGCCGGCGAGCCGGTCGGCCCAGGACGCCGCCGAGCCGGGTCTCGGCGGCTGGGCGCTGCGTTGGCTGCCGCTGGTCGGCGCGCTGGTGGGCTTCCTCGGGTGGGCGTTGTCGCTCGTCTTCTGGCGCGGCCACGACGGCGGCGCGGCGTTCCTCGGCGCGGTGGTGTGGGTCGGCGTCCTGGCGCTGCTCACCCGTGGCCTGCACCTGGACGGCCTGGCCGACGTCGCCGACGGGCTGGGCAGCCGTAGGCCGGCGGCGGAGGCCCTGGCGATCATGCGCCAGTCCGACATCGGCCCCTTCGGGGTGGCGGCGGCTGTCGGCGCGGTGCTGCTGCAGATCGCCGCGGCGGCCACCCTGCTGGGCGGCGCGAGTCGCCCCCAGGGGCTGGTGCTGCTCGTCGTGGCCGTCGTCGCTGGCCGGCTGGCCGCCCTCGACGCCGGCCGCCCGGCGGTGCCGCCCGCGCGCCCTGGCGGCTTCGGCGCCGTCGTCGCCGGGACCGCTTCCGTCGCCGTCAGGGCGGTCGCGATCGGCGCGACGCTCGTTCTCGGGTGGCTCCTGCTCGCGCTCACCGCGACCAGCCTCGTGGCGGCGCTGTGGCTGCCGTTCGCCGTTCTCGTCGGGCTCGCCGCCGGCCGACTGGTCACCTGGCACGTGGTTCGCAGGCTCGACGGCATCACCGGCGACGTGTTCGGCGCCGTCATCGAGATCAGCACCACCGTCACCCTGCTGGCGCTGGCCGCCGTGGTCGCGTGGGGCGGCCTGTTGTAG
- the cobU gene encoding bifunctional adenosylcobinamide kinase/adenosylcobinamide-phosphate guanylyltransferase encodes MAVVVLADGRAVAATDRDQGREQGRGQGRGRDRDWDRENDAGGPRRPVGVLVDDPRCGRLLLDCGVGVATRAAFAGLSLAGVRVLPTGGGPDRLDPDLPASAVLDRPEAAPPGVRVLPAGGGEVALLVETSRGVLLHCPAAGPLPAVTVAALPARVIPTIPLAPAVRDQLAGVTVLAPPAPGRRVLVTGGARSGKSELAERMLAGRARVVYLATGGTPSPDDAEWSARVARHRGRRPATWSTVETPDAAAVLGSAGRPVPAVLFDCVGTWLTAAMDAAGIWVLDEDTDVHADATATSTGARRAADAALAGAVDALVAAWSAAEGHVVAVTNEVGSGVVPATTAGRRFRDELGRLNARLAAVADEVWLCTAGIGQRIR; translated from the coding sequence ATGGCCGTCGTGGTGCTCGCCGACGGCCGAGCCGTCGCCGCGACCGACCGAGACCAGGGCCGGGAGCAGGGCCGGGGCCAGGGCCGCGGCAGAGACCGGGACTGGGACCGGGAGAACGACGCCGGCGGGCCGCGACGGCCGGTGGGCGTGCTGGTGGACGATCCGCGGTGCGGCCGGCTGCTTCTCGACTGCGGTGTCGGGGTCGCCACCAGGGCCGCGTTCGCCGGGCTCTCCCTTGCCGGGGTGCGGGTGTTGCCCACCGGCGGTGGACCGGACCGGCTGGACCCGGATCTCCCCGCCAGCGCGGTGCTCGACCGCCCGGAGGCGGCGCCGCCGGGCGTGCGGGTGCTCCCGGCGGGCGGAGGCGAGGTCGCCCTGCTGGTGGAGACGAGCAGGGGAGTGCTGCTGCACTGCCCGGCCGCCGGGCCACTGCCCGCGGTCACCGTGGCCGCGCTGCCCGCGCGGGTGATCCCCACCATTCCGTTGGCGCCGGCGGTGCGCGACCAGCTGGCCGGCGTGACGGTGCTCGCGCCGCCGGCCCCGGGACGGCGCGTCCTGGTCACCGGCGGCGCCCGCTCGGGCAAGTCGGAGCTGGCCGAGCGGATGCTCGCCGGTCGCGCGCGAGTCGTCTACCTGGCGACCGGTGGGACGCCCTCGCCGGACGACGCCGAATGGTCGGCGCGAGTCGCCCGGCACCGCGGCCGGCGGCCGGCGACCTGGTCGACGGTCGAAACCCCGGACGCCGCCGCGGTCCTTGGGTCCGCAGGCCGGCCGGTGCCCGCCGTTCTGTTCGACTGCGTCGGTACCTGGCTCACGGCGGCCATGGACGCCGCCGGGATCTGGGTCCTCGACGAGGACACGGACGTCCACGCGGACGCGACGGCGACCAGCACGGGGGCCCGTCGTGCCGCCGACGCCGCGCTCGCGGGAGCCGTGGATGCCCTGGTGGCGGCCTGGTCCGCGGCCGAGGGACACGTCGTCGCCGTGACCAACGAGGTCGGCTCGGGGGTCGTGCCGGCGACCACCGCCGGCCGCCGGTTCCGCGACGAACTGGGCCGACTCAACGCCCGGCTCGCCGCGGTGGCCGACGAGGTCTGGCTCTGCACGGCCGGCATCGGACAGCGCATCCGCTGA
- the cobT gene encoding nicotinate-nucleotide--dimethylbenzimidazole phosphoribosyltransferase — protein MSPEPSDTSVLESLAASIRPVDPAVARAAREHQDRLTKPRGSLGQLEDVSVRLAALAGRVPPPVPAAPAVAVFVGDHGVHAQGVSPWPREVTGQMVANFLAGGAVVNALARQAGAVVAVVDVGMSVEASAVIGAMPGLDRRRVRAGTGDITVEAAMSRDEALTAIAAGVAVAEGLLRDGHDLLVTGDMGIANTTPSAALIAALLGVDPADVTGRGTGVDDATLARKVEVVRRAVARAAGDGVGADDPLGVLASVGGLEHAATVGFVLAAAAARVPVLLDGVIACSSALVAAALVPDARAAMFAGHRSVEPGASAALAALGLVPLLDLGMRLGEGSGGVLAVGVVQAAARVLAEVATFDSAGVTDKSADDGAPGGNA, from the coding sequence ATGAGCCCCGAACCGTCGGACACGTCCGTTCTCGAGAGCCTCGCCGCCAGCATCCGGCCGGTGGACCCGGCCGTCGCGCGGGCCGCCCGCGAGCACCAGGACCGGCTGACCAAGCCACGCGGCTCCCTCGGTCAGCTGGAGGACGTGTCGGTCCGGCTCGCCGCGCTGGCGGGGCGGGTGCCCCCGCCGGTGCCGGCGGCGCCGGCGGTCGCGGTGTTCGTCGGTGACCACGGCGTGCACGCTCAGGGCGTCTCGCCGTGGCCGCGGGAGGTCACCGGCCAGATGGTCGCGAACTTCCTGGCCGGCGGCGCGGTCGTCAACGCGCTCGCCCGCCAGGCCGGTGCCGTGGTGGCGGTGGTGGACGTGGGCATGTCGGTCGAGGCGTCGGCCGTCATCGGCGCCATGCCGGGGCTGGACCGCCGCCGGGTGCGGGCCGGCACCGGCGACATCACCGTCGAGGCCGCGATGAGCAGGGATGAGGCGCTGACGGCGATCGCCGCCGGCGTGGCGGTGGCCGAGGGTCTGCTGCGCGACGGCCATGACCTGCTCGTCACCGGCGACATGGGCATCGCGAACACCACCCCGTCGGCGGCCCTGATCGCCGCGCTGTTGGGCGTGGACCCCGCTGACGTGACCGGTCGGGGCACCGGCGTCGACGACGCGACCCTCGCCCGCAAGGTCGAGGTCGTGCGCCGTGCGGTCGCGCGAGCGGCGGGCGACGGCGTCGGCGCGGACGACCCGCTCGGGGTGCTCGCGTCCGTCGGGGGACTGGAGCACGCGGCGACGGTCGGCTTCGTGCTCGCGGCCGCGGCCGCCCGGGTGCCGGTACTGCTCGACGGGGTGATCGCCTGCTCGTCGGCGCTGGTCGCGGCGGCGCTCGTGCCCGACGCGCGCGCGGCGATGTTCGCCGGGCACAGGTCGGTCGAGCCGGGCGCCTCCGCCGCGCTCGCCGCCCTAGGTCTCGTTCCGCTGCTCGACCTCGGCATGCGCCTCGGTGAGGGCTCGGGCGGGGTGCTGGCCGTGGGCGTCGTCCAGGCCGCGGCCCGTGTCCTCGCCGAGGTCGCCACCTTCGACAGCGCCGGCGTCACCGACAAGAGCGCCGACGACGGCGCACCCGGCGGCAACGCCTGA
- a CDS encoding class IV adenylate cyclase, with amino-acid sequence MREVEVKYSVVDLEALLVALRVRHVSLGEAVYQDDQAFAPLSWSFGDSKLGVSFLRLRTVDGRHWFALKQPGANAQDCLEYETEVVDRQQMHEAILRMGYRATVRVAKSRRTGRHGSTSLCLDEVEGVGTFLELERMVPDDEPAVTIQDELTAFVASLGIEAVRTTETYDSLVRAAQEGVMRMPSSRESKDAASTAATSSPV; translated from the coding sequence GTGCGCGAGGTTGAGGTCAAGTATTCCGTGGTGGACCTGGAGGCGCTGCTTGTCGCTCTCAGGGTTCGGCATGTTTCCCTCGGCGAGGCGGTGTACCAGGACGACCAGGCCTTTGCCCCCTTGAGCTGGTCTTTCGGCGACAGCAAGCTCGGAGTGTCATTCCTGCGGCTGCGTACGGTGGATGGCCGCCATTGGTTCGCCCTTAAGCAGCCTGGTGCGAACGCTCAGGATTGCCTTGAGTACGAGACGGAGGTCGTGGACCGTCAGCAGATGCACGAGGCGATCTTGCGTATGGGTTACCGGGCCACGGTGCGTGTCGCGAAGTCCCGGCGGACCGGCCGGCATGGGAGCACGTCGCTGTGCCTGGACGAGGTCGAAGGCGTAGGGACGTTCTTGGAGCTGGAGCGGATGGTGCCTGACGACGAGCCGGCCGTCACCATCCAGGACGAGCTGACCGCGTTCGTCGCTTCGCTGGGGATCGAAGCTGTGCGTACTACGGAGACCTACGACTCCCTGGTACGGGCCGCTCAGGAGGGAGTAATGCGGATGCCATCCAGTCGGGAGAGCAAGGATGCGGCCAGCACGGCGGCCACCTCCTCACCCGTCTGA
- a CDS encoding aldehyde dehydrogenase family protein — protein sequence MVTAARTSRATGASDPAVSDGPAAGTADERPAASRAPALRLAPGTTWADAFARAGDAAPEAFGDGRLLNLWGGHWRGTGIPLAHSASPVDGSPIAGPPMIQLDEAREAIGAACEEHQRWRDVPLVERRARVTAAVDALDAHRDTLALLLVWEIGKPWRLARTDVDRAIDGVRWYLDEIDPMLAERAPLPGPVSNIASWNYPMSVLMHAMLVQVLAGNAAIAKTPTDGGAACLTLACALARREGLPLSLVSGPGSRLSSALVRAPEIGALAFVGGRSAGGQVAAALCDTGKRHFLEQEGLNAWGVWEFSQWDLLAGHVRKGFEYAKQRCTAYPRYVVQRQLFDEFLKMYLPVVESVRFGHPLAVGGDDEPLPDLDFGPLINAVKAAELAGRVEEAIAKGGVPLYRGSLADGRFLPGQDTSAYAAPTAILSPPASCALHHAEPFGPVDTIVVVDSEAELLAAMNASNGALVASLACDDEDKARRMSAELAAFKIGVNRPRSRGDRAEPFGGRGASWKGAFVGGEHLVHAVTVGPDPDERLYGNFPSYSLYPET from the coding sequence ATGGTTACCGCCGCCCGGACCAGCCGCGCCACCGGCGCCAGCGACCCAGCCGTCAGCGACGGACCGGCCGCAGGCACCGCCGACGAGCGGCCCGCCGCCAGCCGGGCGCCCGCCCTGCGCCTTGCCCCCGGCACCACCTGGGCGGACGCGTTCGCGCGGGCCGGCGACGCGGCGCCGGAGGCGTTCGGCGACGGCCGCCTGCTCAACCTGTGGGGCGGCCACTGGCGGGGGACGGGCATACCGCTGGCGCACAGCGCGTCACCCGTCGACGGCTCCCCCATCGCCGGTCCGCCGATGATCCAGCTTGACGAGGCCCGCGAGGCGATCGGCGCGGCGTGCGAGGAGCACCAGCGCTGGCGGGACGTGCCGCTGGTCGAGCGGCGCGCCCGGGTGACCGCCGCCGTCGACGCGCTCGACGCCCACCGGGACACGCTCGCGCTGCTGCTGGTCTGGGAGATCGGCAAGCCGTGGCGGCTGGCGAGGACCGACGTCGACCGCGCCATCGACGGCGTCCGCTGGTACCTCGACGAGATCGATCCGATGCTCGCCGAGCGCGCGCCGCTGCCCGGGCCGGTCAGCAACATCGCCAGCTGGAACTACCCGATGAGCGTCCTCATGCACGCCATGCTGGTGCAGGTGCTCGCCGGCAACGCGGCGATCGCCAAGACCCCCACCGACGGGGGCGCCGCCTGCCTCACGCTGGCCTGCGCGCTCGCCCGCCGGGAGGGTCTCCCGCTCTCGCTGGTCTCCGGACCCGGCTCGCGGCTGTCGAGCGCCCTGGTGCGGGCGCCGGAGATCGGGGCGCTCGCGTTCGTCGGCGGCCGCTCGGCCGGCGGCCAGGTCGCCGCCGCCCTCTGCGACACCGGCAAGCGGCACTTCCTGGAACAGGAGGGCCTGAACGCGTGGGGCGTCTGGGAGTTCTCCCAGTGGGACCTGCTCGCCGGGCACGTGCGCAAGGGCTTCGAGTACGCCAAGCAGCGATGCACCGCCTACCCGCGCTACGTCGTCCAGCGCCAGCTGTTCGACGAGTTCCTGAAGATGTACCTGCCGGTCGTCGAGTCTGTCCGGTTCGGCCACCCGCTGGCGGTCGGGGGGGACGACGAGCCGCTGCCGGACCTCGACTTCGGGCCGCTGATCAATGCGGTCAAGGCCGCGGAGCTCGCCGGGCGGGTCGAGGAGGCGATCGCCAAGGGCGGCGTCCCGCTCTACCGCGGCAGCCTCGCCGACGGCCGGTTCCTGCCCGGCCAGGACACCTCCGCCTACGCCGCGCCGACGGCGATCCTGTCCCCGCCGGCCTCGTGCGCGCTGCACCACGCCGAGCCGTTCGGCCCCGTGGACACGATCGTGGTGGTCGACTCGGAGGCGGAGCTGCTGGCCGCTATGAACGCCTCGAACGGCGCGCTCGTCGCCTCGCTCGCCTGCGACGACGAGGACAAGGCCCGCCGGATGTCCGCCGAGCTCGCCGCGTTCAAGATCGGCGTCAACCGGCCGCGCTCGCGCGGGGACCGGGCGGAGCCGTTCGGCGGCCGCGGCGCTTCCTGGAAGGGCGCCTTCGTCGGCGGCGAGCACCTCGTCCACGCCGTCACCGTCGGCCCCGACCCCGACGAACGCCTCTACGGCAACTTCCCGTCGTACTCGCTCTACCCGGAGACATAG